One genomic region from Mytilus trossulus isolate FHL-02 chromosome 9, PNRI_Mtr1.1.1.hap1, whole genome shotgun sequence encodes:
- the LOC134683274 gene encoding uncharacterized protein LOC134683274: MASVLSLWNCIAILFVCSKFLQSTGKALSTKSYQTTTTHTADLNGMSTRPTTTFKEGIDKISKKGKTESPLSSVNTPNVYSLENAHVSDKVFIPLAPHQHHSNAKHGENNNTTISTARTTYSKSHPYNKNKSTISERSTMSKTDLKSTSTLKDIKPAISTTDLHALNKLNGITTPFWKDDSLRKTNIVPTQDPFVAQPNMTVTDLKPQKNKNEQSVSTTIQATNIETTTKPKMTESTKLGVTSTLLETVTFSGERSSIKSKDTFVRNPNDAAINTPSTNSNNPIETTRYSNMESFSDLPTKKSMGVTTNFEEAPDDSSVPFLEQDRKVKNEENEESFKQTTLEINKEIQTKSEITKSSLLPSTLPKQVTSSGEKRNFKTTATLVINKNDDTSTMLSSYNTTPMGTTHNVFLSDTKPSMGETTSFEHTQHETSVSFLEQNTKNKISGNEEIIDQTTFKTNVELLNRSEMKQSTELPNISYEHFTSSGEMGNLKISGFLGRNKNDDTSNSPSKSKTTPMGTNIELFSDTKTPIRVTTSLEHTQANKIIPFLEQNTEIQKNENEESLEQTTFETNVETRTRIEIKQSIFTPNKPYEHFTSSEKLGNFKFTATLGRNKNDDTSISPSNSKTTPMGTNIELFSDTKTPIRVTTSLEHTQTNTIIPFLEQNTEIQKSENEESLEQTTFGTNVETQTRLEIKQSTVTQNKPYEHFTSSEKLGNFKFTATLGRHKNDDTSNSSSNSNTTPIGTKNELLRDTKTSMGFTTNFEHTQDDTGVQFLEQKTEIEKYRDKEKFGTTTLETSHKTKTLSEIKQSTLLHSILSEHFTSPGENEYLETSSALEIQRKYATTSLPSINDITPDYTTFNATNDKISVTNEDLRSSGVDDDFNSSGDIDYVTTAQTSIVNWNVKLSNEEIKSKRKNSTPIRSINSNVATTTEEFNTIFVGENGNSNTASRFFSNPAVSRSKSVITSTLSSTLSNPKPTHIISLPITSIPTTGTGVRRTLKKHNVSHFNIQFEVKQEKTIITTLASSTKATELAPKLGSSNALSLSAIKYYIYILIIFIMNIFIT, encoded by the exons GTACTTAGCTTATGGAACTGTATAGCAATTTTGTTCGTCTGCTCAAAATTCCTACAGAGCACAGGAAAGGCAT TGAGCACAAAATCTTATCAAACTACTACAACACATACAGCAGATCTGAATGGAATGTCAACCCGACCTACGACTACTTTCAAGGAGGGAATagataaaatatcaaagaagGGGAAGACAGAGTCACCATTGTCCAGTGTAAATACACCAAACGTTTATTCATTAGAAAATGCACATGTAAGTGACAAAGTATTTATCCCACTAGCGCCTCATCAGCACCATAGTAATGCCAAACACGGAGAGAataataatacaacaatatcAACAGCTCGTACAACGTATTCCAAAAGTCATccttacaataaaaacaaatctacaaTCAGTGAAAGGTCCACAATGTCCAAAACTGATCTTAAGTCGACATCAACATTAAAAGATATCAAGCCCGCAATCTCAACAACCGATCTACACGCTCTCAACAAACTAAATGGGATAACGACGCCCTTTTGGAAGGATGACTCGTTACGAAAAACTAACATCGTGCCAACTCAGGACCCGTTTGTTGCACAACCAAATATGACTGTTACAGATTTGAAGccacaaaagaacaaaaatgaacaaagtGTTAGTACAACTATCCAAGCAACCAACATTGAAACTACGACAAAACCAAAAATGACAGAATCGACTAAACTTGGAGTAACCAGTACATTATTAGAAACTGTCACATTTTCTGGTGAAAGGTCAAGTATTAAATCTAAAGACACGTTTGTAAGAAACCCGAACGACGCTGCGATTAATACGCCTTCCACTAATAGTAACAACCCTATTGAGACGACAAGATATTCGAATATGGAATCATTTAGCGATCTTCCAACAAAGAAGTCCATGGGAGTTACTACAAACTTTGAAGAAGCACCAGATGATTCAAGTGTTCCATTTTTGGAACAAGatagaaaagtaaaaaatgaagaaaatgaagaaagcTTTAAGCAAACTACACTCgaaataaacaaagaaattcAAACTAAATCGGAAATAACAAAATCATCTCTACTACCAAGTACATTACCCAAACAAGTCACGTCTTCTGGAGAAAAGagaaattttaaaactacagCAACGTTAGTAATAAATAAGAACGATGATACGAGTACTATGCTTTCCAGTTACAACACCACACCTATGGGGACGACGCATAATGTATTTTTGAGCGACACCAAACCATCCATGGGAGAAACAACAAGTTTTGAACACACACAGCACGAAACAAGTGTTTCATTTTTAGAgcaaaatactaaaaataaaatatccggCAATGAAGAAATCATTGATCAAACTACATTCAAAACAAACGTCGAACTATTGAATAGATCGGAAATGAAACAATCAACTGAACTTCCAAATATATCATACGAACACTTCACGTCTTCTGGAGAAATGGGTAATTTAAAAATTTCCGGCTTTTTAGGAAGAAACAAGAACGATGACACTAGTAATAGTCCTTCCAAAAGTAAAACGACACCAATGGGAACgaatattgaattatttagcGACACCAAGACACCTATAAGAGTAACAACAAGCTTGGAACATACACAAGCAAACAAGATTATTCCATTTTTAGAGCAAAATactgaaattcaaaaaaacgaaaatgaaGAAAGCTTGGAGCAAACTACATTCGAAACAAACGTTGAAACTCGGACTAGAATAGaaatcaaacaatcaattttTACTCCAAATAAGCCATACGAACATTTTACGTCTTCTGAGAAATTGGGAAATTTCAAATTTACCGCCACGTTAGGAAGAAACAAGAACGATGACACTAGTATTAGTCCTTCCAATAGTAAAACGACACCAATGGGAACgaatattgaattatttagcGACACCAAGACACCTATAAGAGTTACAACAAGCTTGGaacatacacaaacaaacacGATTATTCCATTTTTAGAGCAAAATACTGAAATTCAAAAATCCGAAAATGAAGAAAGCTTGGAGCAAACTACATTCGGAACAAACGTTGAAACTCAGACTAGATTAGAAATCAAACAATCAACTGTTACTCAAAATAAGCCATACGAACATTTTACGTCTTCTGAAAAATTGGGAAATTTCAAATTTACCGCCACGTTAGGAAGACACAAGAACGATGACACTAGTAATAGTTCTTCCAACAGTAACACAACACCTATAGGGACGAAAAATGAACTATTGAGAGACACCAAAACCTCCATGGGATTTACAACAAACTTTGAACACACACAAGACGATACAGGTGTTCAATTTTTGGAGCAGAAAAcggaaattgaaaaatatagagaTAAAGAAAAGTTTGGTACTACCACTCTCGAAACAAGCCACAAAACTAAGACTTTAtcagaaataaaacaatcaactCTACTACACAGTATACTATCCGAACATTTTACATCTCCTggagaaaatgaatatttggAAACCTCAAGCGCGTTAGAGATACAGAGGAAATATGCTACGACTAGTCTTCCTTCCATAAATGACATAACGCCAGACTATACAACTTTCAATgctacaaatgataaaatatcagTTACAAATGAGGATTTACGTTCTTCTGGCGTTGATGATGATTTTAATTCATCCGGTGATATAGATTACGTCACAACTGCACAAACGTCAATTGTAAATTGGAATGTCAAATTATCTAACGAAGAAATAAAATCTAAAAGAAAGAACAGTACACCTATCAGAAGTATCAATTCAAATGTCGCTACTACTACCGAAGAATTCAATACTATATTTGTAGGGGAAAATGGTAATTCTAATACTGCATCTCGATTTTTCTCTAATCCTGCAGTTAGTCGGTCAAAATCAGTTATTACCTCTACTCTTTCGTCAACGCTTTCAAATCCGAAGCCAACACATATTATTTCCTTACCAATTACTAGTATACCAACAACTGGAACCGGTGTCAGACGTACTCTTAAGAAACATAACGTTTCACACTTTAATATACAATTTGAAGTCAAACaggaaaaaacaattattacaacTCTTGCATCTAGCACTAAAGCAACTGAATTGGCTCCTAAACTTGGTTCTTCAAATGCTTTATCGCTTTCTGCTAtcaaatactatatatatatccttatcattttcattatgaatatttttattacataa